A genome region from Purpureocillium takamizusanense chromosome 8, complete sequence includes the following:
- a CDS encoding Beta-glucosidase (CAZy:GH1~EggNog:ENOG503NYFB~COG:G) encodes MAAKAGLPADFEWGFATAAYQIEGAVAEDGRGKSIWDTFCHLEPTRTKGADGDVACNHYHRFEEDFDLLTRYGAKAYRFSISWSRLIPLGGRDDPVNEAGIAFYNRLIDALLKRGITPWVTLYHWDLPQGLHDRYGGWLDVEESQKDFERYARLCYERFGDRVKNWITLNEPWIQSIFGYSTGGNAPGRSSTNEQSAEGDSTTEPWIVGKALIMSHARAVAAYNQDFRDTQQGQIGISLNGDFYEPWDPEDERDHAAAERRMQFHIGWFANPIFLKEDYPACMREQLGARLPAFTADDFTVLRAAETDFYGMNYYTSQFARHRDGPPSPTDYVGHVDELQQDKAGTPVGEESGLHWLRSCPGMFRKHLTRVHALYGKPVYVTENGCPCPGEDEMTRDEAVDDPFRIRYFDTHLDAVCKSVKEDGADIKGYFAWSLLDNLEWSDGYGPRFGVTFTDYDTLERTPKKSALLLKSMFAQRQGIEVVG; translated from the exons ATGGCCGCGAAAGCAGGGCTCCCCGCCGACTTCGAATGGGGGTTCGCGACGGCTGCCTACCAGATCGAAGGCGCCGTCGCagaagacggccgcggcAAGTCCATCTGGGACACCTTCTGCCACCTCGAGCCCACGCGCACaaagggcgccgacggcgacgtcgcctgCAACCACTACCACCGCTTCGAGGAGGACTTTGACCTCCTCACGAGGTACGGCGCCAAAGCGTACCGCTTCTCCATATCGTGGTCGCGCCTCATCcccctcggcgggcgggacgacCCCGTCAACGAAGCGGGCATCGCCTTCTACAACCGCCTcatcgacgcgctcctcAAGAGGGGCATCACGCCGTGGGTGACGCTGTACCACTGGGACCTGCCGCAGGGGCTCCACGATCGGTACGGCGGGtggctcgacgtcgaggagtCGCAGAAAGACTTTGAGCGCTACGCGCGCCTCTGCTACGAGAGATTCGGCGACAGGGTGAAGAACTGGATCACGCTCAACGAGCCTTGGATCCAGTCCATCTTT GGCTACTCTACCGGCGGCAATGCTCCCGGACGGAGCAGCACAAACGAGCAgagcgccgagggcgacagCACCACGGAGCCCTGGATCGTCGGCAAGGCCCTCATCATGAGCCACGCGCGTGCCGTGGCGGCGTACAACCAGGACTTCAGAGACACGCAGCAGGGCCAGATTGGCATCTCTCTCAACGGCGACTTCTACGAGCCATGGgaccccgaggacgagcgcgaccacgccgccgcggagcgaCGGATGCAGTTTCACATTGGCTGGTTCGCCAACCCCATTTT CCTCAAGGAAGACTATCCCGCGTGTATGCGCGAACAGCTCGGCGCCCGACTACCCGCCTTcacggccgacgacttcACCGTGCTGCGCGCCGCGGAGACCGACTTCTACGGCATGAACTACTACACGTCGCAGTTTGCGCGACACCGTGAcgggccgccctcgccgaccgaCTACGTGGGCCAcgtggacgagctgcagcaggacaaggccggcacgcccgtcggcgaggagagcggcCTGCACTGGCTGCGCTCGTGCCCGGGCATGTTCCGCAAGCACCTCACGCGCGTGCACGCCCTGTACGGCAAGCCCGTCTACGTGACGGAGAACGGGTGCCCGTGccccggcgaggacgagatgacgcgcgacgaggccgtcgacgacccctTCCGGATCCGCTACTTTGACacgcacctcgacgccgtctgcAAGTCCGTCaaggaggacggcgccgataTCAAGGGATACTTTGCGTGGTCCCTGTTGGACAACTTGG AATGGTCAGACGGCTACGGGCCTCGCTTCGGCGTCACCTTCACCGACTACGACACTTTGGAGCGGACGCCCAAGAAGTCTGCGCTACTGCTGAAGAGCATGTTTGCCCAACGGCAGGGCATCGAGGTAGTTGGGTGA
- a CDS encoding uncharacterized protein (COG:P~TransMembrane:11 (o20-43i55-76o82-102i114-132o144-163i231-249o269-290i297-316o331-356i368-385o397-416i)~EggNog:ENOG503NXVH) — MAPAAAHTTDGILTPIDLESIPPFWRRKNGILLYFLLTSSLLASAALGIDGSMTNGMQVLPTWQDRFGHPTGSTLGFFGASNAIGGVIPFLFLGWIGDAFGRRVPTALGSIVIITGVIVEFFATSLNMYIGGKLVLGIGSSLIQMGAPVLVTELSHPKERVQVTTFYNTSIVLGYVIGAWATYGCFQIPSQWSWRLPTLIQIVPSAYQLILIFFCPESPRWLIAKGKVDKAREILIKYHGECDPNSELVAFECAEIQQVLESEKEQNMTWVAFFSSVPNLKRIGLCFCTALFSQSSGNLLVSNYLTQILKDTGVKDDKDITLVNGMVTLWQYIVALAVTALVNRFKRRTFFCVGSGGTLVTFIVWTIAAQQYLEKESLAAGRLVLACIFIFQAFYTFAWTNLVVTYSLEVVTYQMRAKTWAFVLLTIQLASIFGGYVNPVGLANIGWKFYIYYCVWVAIVFLVVYFFFVETAGPTLEELTYLFEGSDAAKAHMIETTKKMEEDQTHIEVTNDAEKSVDGEKRQ, encoded by the exons ATGGCTCCCGCTGCAGCCCATACCACCGATGGCATCTTGACGCCGATTGACCTCGAGTCTATTCCCCCCTTCTGGCGACGGAAGAATGGCATACTGCTTTACTTTCTCCTGACGTCGTCCCTGCTGGCCAGTGCGGCGCTGGGCATCGATGGG TCCATGACCAACGGCATGCAGGTGCTTCCCACCTGGCAGGACCGTTTCGGCCACCCTACGGGATCCACGCTGGGCTTCTTCGGCGCCTCGAATGCCATTGGCGGCGTCAtccccttcctcttcctgGGCTGGATAGGCGATGCCTTTGGTCGCCGAGTTCCGACGGCGCTGGgctccatcgtcatcatcacgggcgtcatcgtcgagtTCTTCGCCACGTCGCTCAACATGTACATTGGCGGCAAGCTCGTCCTGGGCATCGGCTCGTCGCTCATCCAGATGGGCGCCCCCGTGCTCGTCACGGAGCTGAGCCACCCCAAGGAGCGCGTGCAGGTCACCACCTTTTACAACACGTCCATTGTGCTTGGCTACGTGATCGGTGCATGGGCCACGTACGGCTGCTTCCAGATCCCCAGCCAGTGGTCGTGGCGGCTCCCGACGCTCATCCAGATCGTCCCGTCGGCGTACCAGCTCATCCTCATCTTTTTCTGCCCCgagtcgccgcgctggctcatcgccaagggcaaggtggACAAGGCGCGCGAGATCCTCATCAAGTACCACGGCGAGTGCGACCCCAACTCGGAGCTCGTCGCGTTCGAGTGTGCCGAGATCCAGCAGGTGCTCGAGAGCGAAAAGGAGCAGAACATGACCTGGGTGGCCTTTTTCTCCTCGGTGCCGAACCTGAAGAGGATCGGTCTCTGCTTCTGCACAGCGCTCTTCAGCCAGAGCTCGGGCAACCTGCTCGTGTCCAACTACCTGACACAGATCCTCAAGGACACAGgcgtcaaggacgacaaggacatcACGCTCGTCAACGGCATGGTGACGCTTTGGCAATACATTGTcgcgctggcggtgacggccCTCGTCAACAGGTTCAAGCGACGCACCTTTTTCTGcgtcggctccggcggcaCGCTCGTCACGTTTATCGTCTGGACcatcgcggcgcagcagTACCTGGAGAAGGAgtcgctcgcggcgggccgacTGGTGCTCGCGTGCATCTTCATCTTCCAGGCCTTTTACACGTTTGCGTGGACCAACCTGGTGGTGACGTACTCGCTCGAGGTGGTGACGTACCAGATGCGGGCCAAGACGTGGGCGTTTGTGCTGCTCACGATCCAATTGGCGTCCATATTTGGAGGGTACGTGAACCCGGTCGGGCTGGCCAACATTGGGTGGAAGTTTTACATTTACTACTGCGTCTGggtcgccatcgtcttcctGGTCGTGTACTTCTTCTTTGTggagacggccggcccgaCGCTGGAGGAGCTCACGTACCTGTTCGAGGGaagcgacgcggccaaggcgcacATGATTgagacgacgaagaagatggaggaggaccAGACGCACATTGAGGTGACCAACGACGCGGAGAAGtcggtcgacggcgagaagcgGCAATAA
- a CDS encoding uncharacterized protein (TransMembrane:12 (i31-49o75-96i108-128o134-154i166-184o196-215i283-301o321-342i349-368o383-408i420-437o449-468i)~COG:P~EggNog:ENOG503NXVH), producing the protein MTNGMQVLPTWQDRFGHPTGSTLGFFGASNAIGGVIPFLFLGWIGDAFGRRVPTALGSIVIITGVIVEFFATSLNMYIGGKLVLGIGSSLIQMGAPVLVTELSHPKERVQVTTFYNTSIVLGYVIGAWATYGCFQIPSQWSWRLPTLIQIVPSAYQLILIFFCPESPRWLIAKGKVDKAREILIKYHGECDPNSELVAFECAEIQQVLESEKEQNMTWVAFFSSVPNLKRIGLCFCTALFSQSSGNLLVSNYLTQILKDTGVKDDKDITLVNGMVTLWQYIVALAVTALVNRFKRRTFFCVGSGGTLVTFIVWTIAAQQYLEKESLAAGRLVLACIFIFQAFYTFAWTNLVVTYSLEVVTYQMRAKTWAFVLLTIQLASIFGGYVNPVGLANIGWKFYIYYCVWVAIVFLVVYFFFVETAGPTLEELTYLFEGSDAAKAHMIETTKKMEEDQTHIEVTNDAEKSVDGEKRQ; encoded by the coding sequence ATGACCAACGGCATGCAGGTGCTTCCCACCTGGCAGGACCGTTTCGGCCACCCTACGGGATCCACGCTGGGCTTCTTCGGCGCCTCGAATGCCATTGGCGGCGTCAtccccttcctcttcctgGGCTGGATAGGCGATGCCTTTGGTCGCCGAGTTCCGACGGCGCTGGgctccatcgtcatcatcacgggcgtcatcgtcgagtTCTTCGCCACGTCGCTCAACATGTACATTGGCGGCAAGCTCGTCCTGGGCATCGGCTCGTCGCTCATCCAGATGGGCGCCCCCGTGCTCGTCACGGAGCTGAGCCACCCCAAGGAGCGCGTGCAGGTCACCACCTTTTACAACACGTCCATTGTGCTTGGCTACGTGATCGGTGCATGGGCCACGTACGGCTGCTTCCAGATCCCCAGCCAGTGGTCGTGGCGGCTCCCGACGCTCATCCAGATCGTCCCGTCGGCGTACCAGCTCATCCTCATCTTTTTCTGCCCCgagtcgccgcgctggctcatcgccaagggcaaggtggACAAGGCGCGCGAGATCCTCATCAAGTACCACGGCGAGTGCGACCCCAACTCGGAGCTCGTCGCGTTCGAGTGTGCCGAGATCCAGCAGGTGCTCGAGAGCGAAAAGGAGCAGAACATGACCTGGGTGGCCTTTTTCTCCTCGGTGCCGAACCTGAAGAGGATCGGTCTCTGCTTCTGCACAGCGCTCTTCAGCCAGAGCTCGGGCAACCTGCTCGTGTCCAACTACCTGACACAGATCCTCAAGGACACAGgcgtcaaggacgacaaggacatcACGCTCGTCAACGGCATGGTGACGCTTTGGCAATACATTGTcgcgctggcggtgacggccCTCGTCAACAGGTTCAAGCGACGCACCTTTTTCTGcgtcggctccggcggcaCGCTCGTCACGTTTATCGTCTGGACcatcgcggcgcagcagTACCTGGAGAAGGAgtcgctcgcggcgggccgacTGGTGCTCGCGTGCATCTTCATCTTCCAGGCCTTTTACACGTTTGCGTGGACCAACCTGGTGGTGACGTACTCGCTCGAGGTGGTGACGTACCAGATGCGGGCCAAGACGTGGGCGTTTGTGCTGCTCACGATCCAATTGGCGTCCATATTTGGAGGGTACGTGAACCCGGTCGGGCTGGCCAACATTGGGTGGAAGTTTTACATTTACTACTGCGTCTGggtcgccatcgtcttcctGGTCGTGTACTTCTTCTTTGTggagacggccggcccgaCGCTGGAGGAGCTCACGTACCTGTTCGAGGGaagcgacgcggccaaggcgcacATGATTgagacgacgaagaagatggaggaggaccAGACGCACATTGAGGTGACCAACGACGCGGAGAAGtcggtcgacggcgagaagcgGCAATAA
- the HXT4 gene encoding fructose symporter (COG:P~EggNog:ENOG503NX46~TransMembrane:12 (i56-78o98-114i126-145o151-173i185-207o213-234i348-371o387-407i414-436o448-470i482-502o514-533i)): MTGGGVDKTEFEALEVARAGGHEVDALIDDMERQLEASGGLERGFFNVEFRDPRHFTWLLVAFASMGGLLSGLDQSLISGANLYLPKDLGLDDRQNSLVNAGMPLGAVGGALLLSPTNEYFGRKWAIMISIMLYTVGAALEAGSINFGMIVASRVILGLGVGLEGGTVPVYVAETVERRIRGNLVSLYQFNIALGEVLGYAVAAVFLKVPGNWRYILGSSLVFSTIMFAGMLFLPESPRYLMHKGKTLDAFKVWKRIRGVESSESREEFFVMTAAVREEDTEVHEGAKNKRYPWMDFFTYVLLLLSFLNQDLLGWQRRRSWCCCFLFRPRFADRKAVRNNSVPRARRALVYANIMILLGQLTGVNAIMYYMSVLMHEIGFDAEKANYMSLVGGGSLLIGTIPAIFLMETCGRRFWAIMMLPGFFIGLVLIGVSYQIDLETHTMAVEGLYLAGLVIYMGFFGSYACLTWVIPSEVYPTYLRSYGMTTSDALLFLASFIVTYNFTAMQDAMTKTGLALGFYGGIAVIGEVYQIFFMPETKDKTLEEIDEVFSRPTMDIVRENWAGVKENVSNLASGRFQKVFADQTRRRPSLHNTVQEKEI, translated from the exons ATGACGGGTGGTGGCGTGGACAAGACCGAGtttgaggccctcgaggtcgcccgcgccggcgggcacgaGGTGGAtgccctcatcgacgacatggagcggcagctcgaggcgagcggcgggctcgagcgCGGCTTCTTCAACGTCGAGTTCCGCGACCCGCGGCACTTCACgtggctgctcgtcgccttTGCCAGCATGGGCGGCCTGCTCTCCGGCCTGGACCAGAGCCTCATATCGGGCGCCAACCTCTACCTGCCCAAGGACCTGGGGCTCGACGACCGCCAGAACAGCCTCGTCAACGCCGGCATGCCgctgggcgccgtcggcggcgcgctgctgctgtcacCGACCAACGAGTACTTTGGCAGGAAGTGGGCCATTATGATTTCCATTATGCTGTATAcggtgggcgcggcgctcgaggcgggctcCATCAACTTTG GCATGATCGTCGCCTCCCgcgtcatcctcggcctcggcgttggTCTCGAGGGCGGTACTGTCCCCGTCTACGTCGCCGAGACGGTCGAGCGCCGCATCCGCGGCAACCTCGTCTCTCTGTACCAGTTCAACATTGCCCTCGGCGAAGTCCTCGGGtacgccgtcgcggccgtgtTCCTCAAGGTGCCCGGAAACTGGCGATATATCCTCGGGTCGTCGCTTGTCTTTTCCACCATCATGTTCGCGGG catgCTCTTCCTGCCCGAGAGTCCCCGCTACCTCATGCACAAGGGAAAGACGCTCGACGCGTTCAAGGTGTGGAAGCGGatccgcggcgtcgagtcgtCCGAGTCGCGCGAGGAATTCTTCGtcatgacggccgccgtACGCGAGGAAGACACCGAGGTCCACGAGGGTGCCAAGAACAAGCGCTACCCCTGGATGGACTTTTTCACGTACGTTTTGCTGCTGTTGTCTTTTTTGAACCAGGACCTGCTTGGCTGGCAGCGACGCAGGTCatggtgttgttgtttttTGTTCCGGCCTCGCTTTGCTGACAGAAAGGCTGTTCGCAACAACAGTGttccccgcgcgcgccgcgctctCGTCTACGCCAACATCATgatcctcctcggccagctcacgggcgtcaacgccatcatgTACTACATGTCGGTGCTCATGCACGAGATTGGTTTCGACGCGGAAAAGGCAAACTACATGTctcttgttggcggcgggtcTCTCCTGATTGGCACCATTCCGGCCATCTTCCTCATGGAGACGTGCGGTCGCCGCTTCTGGGCCATCATGATGTTGCCGGGCTTCTTCATCGGCTTGGTGCTCATTGGCGTCAGCTACCAAATCGACCTTGAAACGcacaccatggccgtggaGGGTCTCTACCTTGCTGGCCTTGTCATCTACATGGGCTTCTTCGGCTCCTATGCCTGTCTGACCTGGG TCATTCCGTCAGAAGTGTACCCGACATATCTTCGCAGCTACGGCATGACCACCTCCGACGCGCTGCTGTTCCTCGCGTCCTTCATCGTCACCTACAACTTCACGGCCATGCAGGACGCCATGACCAAGACgggcctggcgctgggcttctacggcggcatcgccgtcatcggtGAGGTCTACCAGATCTTCTTCATGCCCGAGACCAAGGAcaagacgctcgaggagattgACGAGGTGTTTTCGCGGCCCACCATGGACATTGTGCGCGAGAACTGGGCGGGCGTCAAGGAGAACGTATCCAACCTCGCCAGCGGTCGGTTCCAAAAGGTCTTTGCCGaccagacgaggaggaggccgagcttGCACAATACTGTGCAGGAGAAGGAGATTTAA
- a CDS encoding uncharacterized protein (COG:S~EggNog:ENOG503P3RW): protein MARTVTAEQLSNGYKLAFSPVYRIDPKTVVKTCTRMAEAETMRFIRANTSIPVPEVQNAYLDDETGQVVIVMDFVEGRTLKGAWADYTEAERESVISQLRGYMAQLRRFKGDFIGCIDGSACNDQYFCEDPEGYGPYKTEQDFNEGIVKAMRKDNKNGFTEWRCSVWLSVMKDHDIVLTHGDFDPRNILVQGDKVVSILDWEMSGYYPTYWEYGKALLRPEWEGAWSRSKAVDKILEPFHKELAVMWSSNDVLY from the coding sequence ATGGCGCGAACAGTCACTGCCGAGCAGCTTTCAAATGGTTACAAGCTGGCATTCTCGCCAGTCTACAGGATTGATCCAAAGACAGTCGTCAAGACATGCACTCGCATGGCAGAAGCCGAGACCATGAGATTCATCCGTGCCAACACCTCGATCCCTGTCCCAGAAGTTCAGAATGCTTACCTCGACGATGAAACCGGCCAAGTCGTCATTGTTATGGATTTTGTGGAAGGCAGAACTCTCAAAGGCGCGTGGGCTGACTATACCGAGGCGGAACGAGAATCGGTCATCTCCCAGCTCCGCGGCTATATGGCTCAGCTCCGCCGCTTCAAGGGCGACTTCATCGGCTGCATCGACGGTTCTGCATGCAATGACCAGTACTTTTGTGAGGATCCAGAAGGGTATGGACCCTACAAAACCGAGCAAGACTTCAACGAGGGCATTGTGAAAGCGATGAGAAAGGACAACAAGAACGGGTTTACCGAGTGGAGATGCAGCGTCTGGCTAAGCGTCATGAAAGACCACGATATCGTCCTGACGCATGGTGACTTCGACCCTCGCAACATCCTTGTTCAGGGTGATAAGGTCGTGTCAATCTTGGATTGGGAGATGTCGGGCTACTATCCCACTTACTGGGAATACGGAAAGGCTTTGTTACGACCGGAGTGGGAGGGTGCGTGGAGCCGTAGCAAGGCTGTGGACAAGATTCTGGAACCATTCCACAAGGAGCTCGCGGTCATGTGGTCCTCAAACGACGTCCTATACTGA
- a CDS encoding uncharacterized protein (COG:I~EggNog:ENOG503P2QY~MEROPS:MER0208755) — protein MPNRSPSSSTSLAAGEPLYVVEPREPHSHTCTLILLHGLGSNGNKFGTELLETGVTSSGQTLTELLPGARFVFPTSKRRRSTAFGRSMLTQWFDIVRLADPSYLKERQLDGLAESAREIREIMAAELKRVQPQNLIIGGLSQGCAMSLAVLLSLEHSIGGYIGMSGYLTYQEDLESVIDDEVDSDDPFARPSGSQDTAVESNAVKAQALERDLLDLDPLECASLEKTAHQTPVLLGHGKADEKVPYALGEGAAQVLQNAGYQVEWKCYDDQGHWFKIPDEIDDICNFIASKVGWEVVKPTT, from the coding sequence ATGCCGAACCGCAGCCCATCCTCGTCAACGAGCCTCGCGGCTGGTGAACCACTTTATGTCGTCGAACCGCGAGAACCTCACAGCCATACATGTACTCTTATTCTCCTCCATGGACTAGGCTCCAATGGAAACAAGTTTGGCACAGAGCTGTTGGAGACCGGTGTAACATCATCTGGCCAAACGCTCACAGAACTACTTCCTGGCGCCCGCTTTGTTTTCCCTACTTCCAAACGCCGTCGCTCTACCGCATTTGGCCGATCGATGCTCACCCAGTGGTTCGACATTGTTCGGCTCGCAGATCCGTCTTACCTCAAAGAACGACAGCTGGACGGGCTAGCTGAATCCGCTCGAGAGATCAGGGAGATTATGGCGGCTGAGCTTAAGAGGGTGCAGCCTCAAAACCTCATCATCGGGGGGCTCAGCCAGGGCTGCGCCATGTCACTTGCAGTCCTACTGTCCTTGGAACACTCAATCGGCGGTTATATTGGTATGAGTGGCTACCTCACGTATCAAGAGGACCTCGAGAGCGTtatcgacgacgaggttgacAGTGACGATCCTTTCGCGCGTCCCAGCGGCTCGCAGGATACGGCTGTCGAATCcaacgccgtcaaggctCAGGCATTGGAGAGAGATCTCTTGGATCTTGACCCCTTGGAATGCGCTTCGCTAGAGAAGACAGCGCATCAGACTCCTGTTTTGTTGGGCCATGGGAAGGCGGATGAGAAGGTACCATATGCGTTAGGAGAGGGTGCAGCACAAGTTCTGCAGAATGCAGGGTATCAAGTTGAGTGGAAATGCTATGATGACCAAGGCCACTGGTTCAAGATCCCCGATGAAATAGATGACATCTGCAATTTCATCGCTTCAAAGGTCGGCTGGGAAGTCGTCAAGCCCACCACATGA
- a CDS encoding uncharacterized protein (COG:F~COG:H~EggNog:ENOG503P476) — protein sequence MDATYGALADRVRQQWTAAKARGQRRLVIAVAGPPGSGKTTIARHVVDLVRRSPNGPSIVAISADGFHLPLSALEALPNATEALARRGAPWTFDGAAAADLVDRLRDRAGRDAVSAPTFDHAVKDPVQGGLSVAPDVEVCVFEGNYLLSDEGPWSSIADGVDDRWLVRVDAELAGRRVAARHLEAGIETTMADALRRAQGNDMVNGEYVMKHSFGRYDVLVESIEEQDRGIP from the coding sequence ATGGACGCCACATATGGAGCCCTGGCCGATCGAGTCCGCCAGCAATGGACGGCAGCTAAGGCGCGCGGCCAGCGCaggctcgtcatcgccgtcgccggcccgCCTGGGTCGGGCAAAACCACAATCGCCCGTcacgtcgtcgacctggTGAGGCGCTCGCCGAACGGGccctccatcgtcgccatctccGCAGACGGCTTTCACCTACCGCTCTCCGCACTCGAAGCTCTCCCGAACGCGACCGAGGCGTTGGCCCGCAGGGGCGCGCCGTGGACGtttgacggcgccgcggccgcggaccTGGTCGACCGGCTCCGGGACCGGGCCGGCCGGGATGCcgtgtcggcgccgacgtttgaccacgccgtcaaggacccGGTGCAAGGGGGACTGAGCGTGGCTCCCGACGTCGAGGTGTGTGTCTTTGAGGGGAATTATTTACTGTCCGACGAGGGTCCCTGGAGCAGCATTGCTGACGGGGTGGATGACCGGTGGCTGGTCCGGgtggacgccgagctggcgggccggcgggtcGCGGCTCGACATTTGGAGGCAGGGAttgagacgacgatggctgaCGCGCTGAGGCGGGCGCAGGGGAACGACATGGTGAATGGAGAATACGTGATGAAGCACAGTTTTGGGAGGTACGACGTTTTGGTCGAGAGTATAGAAGAGCAGGATCGTGGGATTCCATGA